The stretch of DNA TATACATATAATAGTGCAAATATAGGATAGAGATCTGTGGCAGTACGAACCAGTAATCCAGTgacatatactttgcatatcctaatcagcaggtccctcCGGAGTGTTCATTTTGTGCACAGGTGCAGAGACGGGCGAATCCGGTTCATCCGTTTCCCGGATCTTCTCGCATATTCCTCCCAAAATCCGTTCTGCGGGGTAAAATCCGCAAGCGGATGTGGTCAGCTTTAATCCGCACAGATTCATCAAAAACTGTGATTGGAGACAACCCATGGACGgacttgtagaatccaatccgcggattgcgTAAGAAGTTTTTAAAGGGTTTTAAAGAAGGCGCCAACGGATTGCAGAATCTGCAGATTGTCTTTGCAACACTAATAAAAAAATCGGCAATTTGCGAATCGTCCTTTGTAAGATGGATTCCCAGAATTCTGCGTACCAAAGGAGCGGCGGTCCCGCTGCGGATCGAAAAACGTGCCCATCTCTACACAGCTGTGTCTCCACATGTTTTACGAAGCGGTGTTTGGGAAGGTATATAAGGGATTCTAGTAAAGTCTGACTCTCTGGCGCTTTGTGGATATGCAGTAAATTTAGGCAAATTTGTTTCTATTTTAGGTAACCTGAATTTGTTGCGCTGATTTATCGGAGATTAGTGTATCTGGCTCATAGTCCATTCCCATGTTTAGCCATCATCAGTGGGTACCATGGGGAATAAATCTTATTGGCTCCTTTACAATAGTTCTAATGCAAGAGATTTATCAGCATAAGAGCCACAGCAGCTGGAAAGGAAAAGCCTGGGTGGAGACCAACACTCCCATCTGTGCAAGACGTGTTCATCGCTGTACTTATATTTCCGAAGCTTGCGGATTCTCTTCCAATACTGCAGATACTTTCGGTAGCACAACCACGGAGGCTTGATATGGATCCTGAAGAGAAAAATTATTGTACCAGagttagggtgaccatattttctCCGGCACAAACCGGGACAAATTTTgcggcgcatgcgcgaacgccaaGCACCCATCGCGCATGTTCTAACAGCAAGCTCCCATAGCGCATGAATGAACGCAAGCACCCATCAAGCATGCGCGGCTGGGAACTGGCTGGCCGCACATGTACAATGGGCGCTTGCCAGTTGCTCGTACGCTTGCATGATCGGCACTTGCTGGTCACACATGCGCAATAGGCGCTTGCCTGCCTCACGTGCACATGCGCGATCAGTGCTTACTGGCTGCACCTGCACACAAGCGGCAGACAAGCTctgatcgcgcatgtgcagctgTAGAGTGGCGGGAAAAAatgggactttaaaaaaaaaaactctggtcCCGGGATAAAGTCCAAAAAAACAGGACTgttccggctaaaccgggacatcttgTCACCCAAATGTCTTGAGTACATACAGCGTAACTTCAGTGCAGTAGTCGAAAATGTGCGAATAAAaaaggagggggaaaaaatgcaGAATTggacaatattaaaaaaaatttaaaatagtAATATATTCataaattgaagaaaaaaaacgtTGATATATTTAGCAACATGTTAAATTTGGTCAGAGcatctactgtatatttaaacaaatttcagaccctgaaatatgggttttgcggAACAGCGAGAGCCATGGACGTTTGTTTGCCAACTTTGAAACCTGGAGATGTAATCTGTTATATATTGCATGTTATATTATTGAAAACTCAATAGAACAATCatcctaaaaaaaacaacagcatatTATTGTACCTTGGGTGACGTCAGATGTTAATAACACCTTAACACGCCCAATGGTGTACCCcaagatccttttttttttatgaacaaaACCTACACTCACAGTGTTATTACTACTGAATTTGAATGGGCAGCAGTCAGTATTGTACAGTAACgctgcagtgtacagtgtgtgtgttacagtgaggCAGTGAGTAATGGTGTAATGCTGATTCTTCCCAGTAGTGGGTACTGTTTTTGCAGTATAAAGTCATTGTTATATACCTGGGGAGTTTGCATAGAGTGTAACCTAAAGCAAGGAAGCACCGGATGGTGTTTGTGCAGTAAATGATTGTCTGTGCAATAGTGTAAAAAATAACCAGCGAGAGGAGTGAAATGACAGCAAGTGAATACAACCCCATTGGAATGACCTGATATTTTTGTAGTTCGGAGAAGACACCACTCCTCATCCCCAGTGCACTCTATGGTGTCCGGAGTGTGACAATTGTCAGAGTTTGCAGAGGCGCAGGTTGGACACGTCAATCCATTCTTTACATTGTTGTCCGCTGGCACTTTGTGAGGAAGAGAATTACATGCTGTGAATATTTCTATTTGCCATAATTTTAATAAAACTAAATTGTTTATCATTAATCATTAAGCAATAAGCATAATGTGCAATTGGACTTTGCATCACTTTAATTAATGAAGATGTCCAAATCTGTACAGTTTGTATAACACCTACAATACTTTGCACTCTTGGCACTCGCCCAGGAATCCTgcagcacacaggcacacaggcaccaCATTTCAAGCAAAAAAATtgtgaatataatttaaaaaaattatttgacAAATACATGAATCTCCAGGAAATATCTTGACTTTTGTCATTTCAGTGTATAGGTAACTAATTACCAGTCCCACTAGCACACTGCTTTGGTGTCACATTTAATTCCTCCCCATCCTTCTCTGCTCACATTCATATACTTGCAACATGTGCCTGTTTCTTCCTGCACAACATACAAGTtactcttttccctctctctcttattctAACGGTAACATGCTTCTCCACGCTCTGATACTTCCTCACCTCAATTACTGTAACCAGAGCCACCAACATAAATCTGTGGGTCCAGCACAAAGGACCATTCCTCCCTCCCGATGCCCTGGTTTTAGTCCATATGtttgcttctctctcttccccacatacTGTATGGTGTGTGTTGGTTTTCATAGCCCTTTTTCCTTCCCGATGCACTCGTTTTTGTTCTATATATGTTGCCATGTACCCCTTGGCTACTAAACTCCTCTGCCCGACACATAAGTCCTAGtaacagcgcaggcagtgttagggttaatccttGCCCTTGCTGCAGTAACCAACACCCTAGTAGATACAGGAGTGGTGTGTCCAAGGCCTAGGTACTGCCTATTACTGGGGCTatgacctgggaccctcccctggcaACAAAAGGGGTTGCAGCATAAATTTAGTGTTCTGTGCTCTCCCCTTAGGGGGAAGAGTTTGTGCTCTCTTGTGTTGAGCCAGGGATCTGTTCcatgtcccctccctcaggggagtgggagctgttaccctttactccaccagggagtaggggagttaaggagagactcctggggcctcaagctcctttgGTTGGCTCCAGGGACCCAGAAGATGTGCTGTATGCTGTaagaataaagacccttgttttactcctgcctgaggatgcagtcattcgggggggggggggggagagatttgtcctgcagggactgcacctatccatgataggccctgttggaaggaggcgctgcaccaaagagaaagaagataagatccaaaagcctgtcctgtttatccCCAATACCATTGGCAGAAGCTCAGAATCCTGAGAGCCTAtcaggtgagcagcactacacccGGTAACCAGAACCAAACCTCCCTTAGGGTGGGAGAAAATGGGTTACATATACAGTTTGTGTTTCTCACTCTCAGTGATCTTTCCCCCTGTAAGGCTTTGTTCCCAGTGTTGGTGCTGCACGCACGTCTGCCAGGCTGGCGGGGCGTGCAGCCCTATTCCCCagtctgtgtagagctgcagggggaaaaacGGGGGTGCAGCCCtgacgtcacctggcaggttcgccctcattggctgaactgatGGGGTGTGGCCAGCACTCTCCGGATCTGGTGACAGTTTTTCACTCTTCTGAAAAATCTGGCCGCGCAGCGCGTTGGCCAACCCTGGTAGTGGGCCCAACCCCATTGAGGAGCAGCTCTTGTCCCTGTAGTGCACGCCATAGTGggtgctgcagcaggcagcggggacgtAGCCTAAGTTAAACTCCTTTTACAGGGTAGGAAACTGCAATGGTGTCTGGTTTCCTACCTGAGCTGGGAGGTGGCTATAATTAACTCCTGATTGAGGAgggataaaaggcaggaagttgcCATAGACAGAGAGTTAGTTTTATCCCAGGAGGGTAGAGAGGCTTCTCCCAACCAGAAGGGACCCTGGTTTTTCTGGATCCCAGGACTGCAGGAAGCAGGCATGCTGGGTCCAGCTGGGAATTCCCAAAATCATGACATGCACACGGAAAAATGGGGGTTGTGCACTCCTAAATCTGTGCAGATTCTTCATAATTTGCCTTTTGACTCCATTTGCGTGGATTTTTGAAATTCAAGGGCAAGATTTAATAGTTATTGGTTCTGCGGATTTCAAAATCAAATCCTCATACATCCGTTTTGCCATTCCCCCTTACTGCCTGTTGTTTTTCTCACACTTGTGATTGTGAATGGAGGTTGAGGGTGTGTGAGACCTACATGTATAGTAGTGCTACAGCTCAATCCTAACCAAGCCACAGCCAAGCCCTGCCTACATCACCATGGCTTACATTTGAGGCTATACCCCTACTTATATTCTCCTCCTCGCATAATAAATCCATTTACAGATTCACATTTTTGAAAATCCATCCACAGATTTACAGTGGTAGAAAAAAACCAAGTCTGCATTTTTGAGACTGCTCTATGGATGAAAGGACGCAAAATGACTCAAATTGGCATGGGAAGGAATAGTGAGTGAAATCCTATAGGAATTACCTGGCAAATACGTAACGGAAATAAAAACAGTGAGGTGCATGGTTAATTATACAGGTGTGACTTTGCATGGTGACATGCTCAGGTAGGTAGGCAAATGTAATGCAAGCCACAActacaggcacagagacaggtgGCATAAGTAACACAAAAGGGAAAGATTAAACATGGCACATATAGGTAGATTCTTGGCGTAACACAGACAGGTAGGTACAGTAAATAATGACCCTAAAGCACTTACAGGTGGGCATGGATGGAGTACAGTTGTCACTGGTACAACAGGAATTGGCCAACTTGATCTTGACTTCAGGAAGGCTAATACTCCCAGACATTACACATTTGTTTTTTGGCGCGCATGATCTGGCAAAGAAGTCACTTTGTGTTCCACCTATAGACATAGTACAGAAGCATATTCAGAAAGGTGAACATAACTTGAAACTACTTTGGTAATGAAAggaatactgtactgtagctgccTGTAGTACTTTAATTTATACTTGATCAATGCTATCATGCAAAATCATATGATCTGGCACTTGTTATTTCCCCAGAGTTTTGCTAATGATCTAATTAATAACCGTTCACAGGACTTTGGGACTGCCCCCGTTTCTCAAAGAACTCCGACAGTAATAAAACATTTTATGTCTAGTTCTCTCACTGGCTGATAGGAAATGTTTTCTCTGAaacaagccccccaccccccataataATGCTTTCAAGTCATTGACATATGCAACATACGTGTTGTATTTACTGTGTACGAGGATATGCAAACGTCAGCAGCAGGGCAGGTCATAGAGGGGCCTGTGCAGGATGTACCACTcatattcacacacactgcacatgagAGAGAATAACCTGCAAGATAAATATGTCATTAGCTGAAGGTTCAGTAAATGGCAGGGTCATTGGCTTTATATCAATGATTAGCTTCACTGGCTGAACTTTCTACAGTTGAGAGCAACGTTGGAAACTTTATATACAAACTGATGTAGGATTACAACCATTTGGATCAAAtatcctagaccaggggtggccaactccagtcctcaagggccaccagcaggtcacttttaggatgtccctgcttcagcacagggggcgcaatcagtggctctgacctgctggtggtccttgagggctggagtttgccacccctgtcaCAGAGGGTTTTGTGTCAAAGTCTCCCTGTTGCAAAATTGCTGTTCGACATGTTTCTCCTTTAATATGTAGCAATTACTTTGGAAATGTTATACTGCTATTGTTTACTGTACATCAATTGTTCTTCAATTTCATCATCCATTAAAATATCCCCCTCGGTTATTTATCCTTTTAAAATGTTTGCCAGACTCACTGACCCCTTGTTCCTCCTTCCTTTCTAGGCCTGCATATTAATTATGAACTTATCCTTCTTTACTGGTCAATAGTCCATACAGCCAAACATTGTACATTTCCACTCCACTTTGTTACAGTCCTTATTATGCatctatgtatgcatgtctttatttatatagcaacatcCAGGTTCATAGCGTTTTACAATACACacgacataatattataacacataatgggatgatgtgcttcagacataaaacaataggaaaaggagtccctgccccgaagagcttacaatcgaactggtaagtaggaagaacatacacagacagtaggagggcgtttgCAAGGAGCCAAGGTTGGTGCATATGAGATTTATAGTATCAACCAGCGGAGCTaaccatatgcttcgttaaagaggtgcgTTTTAagtaaggtggatagagagggtgccagcctgatattaaggggaagggcattccagagatgtggggaagtgagtgagagaTTTTAGATACCGAAGGGGtacagaagacatccttcagcagaACGCAAGGGTCGGGCTCTTCTCTGTTATTCACTATTGTTGGTAGATGACAGGGAAGtgattgcagtacagtttgctCCTGGGTTTCCTTGACTACTAATGTATACTGCTTTGCACGAAAACGCCAGACCTTCGACCATTACGCCAGACCTTTGACCATTCCTCACTTTGGTGCAATGTGTGTGTCATCTGTTAAATGGCACTTTCTATTCCAAGAAACCTGTAATATTGCACCAGCTTTGCCACCTAACAGAAGACAGAAAAGAAAAGGTAGAAGCAGAAACACGAAGAGGGCAGATGAGGTAGGATTAGAAAGAGGAGAAGAAGGAACATtagagaacagagagagattGAATGTAAGAAAGAAGCTTGATGAGGACAGAGTGAAAAACAAAGGGTAGAAACGGTGGATGAGCATAGAAAGCCAGAAAATAAGGAAGAGAGTGAAAGAAAAGTATTTTTGGGAGGGAACAAGGGGAATAGgggtgggggatacagtgtgtcaGATCATAGGAAATATGGATAAAAGCAAGAAAGATCACACTGGATGACATAGAAGGAAGGGAACATAGAAATGGTTGAAATGTAAGGAGTGATGGGGCAGATGAAGAAAGTTGAGAATTTGCAGTGGAAGATACTCTTGAATTCCAAAATCTTTAGTCAATCCATTACCCCCATAGTCTAATAGCCCATCGCTGCAGGTCAATAGAAATGTTATCCTTTCCTTTCCCCAAAGGTTTCAAATGAATGTGTACATCACAAATACcaaatgtataataataataataatatctacaTACATCTGTACAGATGTGACACGACACAAGTTCCctgatctctctgtgcagcttccccgcgtctcatgCACAGATTTACCCCGTTTTGTATACTGTTTTATAGAAATCCATCCCCCTCAACGAGTGACAAGGCACAAGGCATAAAAACTCAGGGACATGTAGCTTCTTAGTGGAAACAGACTTACCTGTCCCTACAAGAGCTGAGAGGACACAGAGAACTTGCAGAAGGGATCTCATTATGAGAGGATTCCCGGACAGGTCAGAGCAGATAGGTGTGATATTAATGCAGCCTGAGACCTCAATGTTACACTCTAGTCAGAGGTTCTGTTATTTACACATTAGGTAAAGGAGGCGGGGCAAGGAATGAGATCACAAAAATATAAAGGAGGATACAAATTATGAATATGACCGCGTCAACTTTAGACTTTCACCAAT from Ascaphus truei isolate aAscTru1 chromosome 6, aAscTru1.hap1, whole genome shotgun sequence encodes:
- the LOC142497873 gene encoding phospholipase A2 inhibitor and Ly6/PLAUR domain-containing protein-like, producing MRSLLQVLCVLSALVGTGYSLSCAVCVNMSGTSCTGPSMTCPAADVCISSYTVNTTRGTQSDFFARSCAPKNKCVMSGSISLPEVKIKLANSCCTSDNCTPSMPTLPADNNVKNGLTCPTCASANSDNCHTPDTIECTGDEEWCLLRTTKISGSISSLRGCATESICSIGRESASFGNISTAMNTSCTDGSVGLHPGFSFPAAVALMLINLLH